The proteins below come from a single Ptychodera flava strain L36383 chromosome 6, AS_Pfla_20210202, whole genome shotgun sequence genomic window:
- the LOC139134664 gene encoding short transient receptor potential channel 3-like, whose protein sequence is MAREKIRLALGLGPSHDEERIDYEESVGVIPSVEEMLFQMVKDGDVDRADEFLKKTPDIDVNKVHQMDDLPYTALQLAASHDNFLMVKLLLDNGARPLSKNLLQQDASSHFKRQVALLHIYKSLSSPSYIALTSVDPLCKTLELLGEVECFSEDIYLKHCHKHEICSIKAKLEDFAIDIIARCDTRETSNEVLTLLRGRNRSCYTKVTSPSYFPVFDIAIKSNAKRFVSYPRCQKQLTLAWFDGQLKACKKGTASEVIGLVIFLLVVYGLFQPILTVWYLLVPSSRLSRNLQNPGNRLCMSLVSHSLFNFSYLGFLMKSLPVAYNNSGTSTDIVVSSVSVYLWCYVIGMLLAVLFDAKTLMSRSFTSVTIGLQNAMLCTLFLIQFLLHILYSHLSTNPDSDALFSALYRCMCSCTLLTSYMTIISYLHLNSSFGPMLISLKGVVQDIICFMTVFGVFQMSYTLAFYCLYLDGNSDTDADRLSETMWRLLWSVFGVHDLGYLENPFDACSPNSTSDMNQTSRCVYSTPTSEAITTSFGQYMYFLYCGFVVLTLLNIFIAMLSSTYARIQDNLDEEWTFAYTTLMVDSSRQRFSLPPPYNILEFILNTCKFLLAMCKHRFATLCCNSKLGDQSAASQATEYDMLMKRILCDYFTEQECQRRKPNLTARQDAWMVVNDKV, encoded by the exons ATGGCACGAGAAAAGATACGGCTAGCCCTTGGCCTCGGTCCCAGCCACGATGAAGAGCGTATTGATTACGAAGAAAGTGTCGGAGTGATCCCCAGTGTGGAAGAAATGCTTTTTCAAATGGTGAAAGATGGCGATGTTGATAGAGCTGATGAATTTTTAAAG AAAACTCCAGACATCGATGTAAACAAAGTGCACCAAATGGATGACCTACCGTACACAGCACTACAACTGGCAGCCAGCCATGACAACTTTCTGATGGTGAAATTGTTGCTTGACAACGGAGCACGCCCACTGAGCAAGAACCTCTTACAGCAAG ATGCCAGCTCACATTTTAAAAGGCAAGTGGCATTATTGCATATTTACAAGTCTCTCAGCAGTCCATCATACATAGCACTAACAAGCGTTGATCCACTGTGCAAGACACTAGAGTTGCTCGGAGAAGTGGAATGTTTCTCAGAGGACATTTATCTTAAACATTGTCACAAG CATGAAATATGCTCCATAAAGGCCAAGTTAGAAGACTTTGCCATCGATATTATCGCACGATGTGACACACGTGAGACATCAAACGAAGTGCTGACCCTTCTGCGCGGTAGGAACAGAAGCTGTTACACAAAAGTAACGTCGCCGtcatattttcctgtttttgacaTCGCCATCAAGAGTAATGCTAAGAGG TTCGTCTCATACCCAAGATGCCAAAAACAATTAACACTGGCGTGGTTCGATGGCCAACTCAAGGCGTGCAAGAAAGGAACTGCTTCCGAAGTAATTGGCCTTGTCATCTTTCTATTGGTCGTCTACGGATTATTCCAGCCAATACTGACCGTGTGGTATTTGTTGGTGCCCTCTAGTCGTCTCTCGCGGAATCTCCAAAACCCGGGCAACCGACTGTGTATGTCCCTGGTGTCTCACTcgttatttaatttttcataccTGGGCTTTTTAATGAAGTCATTGCCGGTCGCCTACAACAATAGTGGCACGTCTACAGATATCGTGGTGTCATCGGTTTCTGTGTACTTGTGGTGCTACGTTATTGGCATGCTATTGGCTGTACTTTTCGATGCCAAGACCCTGATGTCTAGAAGTTTCACCTCGGTAACGATCGGTTTACAAAATGCAATGTTGTGCACACTATTCTTGATCCAGTTCCTTCTTCATATACTGTACAGCCACTTGTCAACCAACCCGGACAGCGACGCACTTTTTAGTGCTTTATACAGATGCATGTGCAGCTGCACGCTGTTGACGTCATACATGACAATTATCTCTTATTTACACTTGAACTCGTCGTTCGGCCCAATGCTGATCAGTCTGAAAGGCGTGGTGCAGGATATTATCTGCTTTATGACCGTTTTTGGCGTGTTTCAGATGTCCTACACCTTGGCCTTCTACTGCCTGTATCTCGACGGAAACAGTGACACAGACGCTGACAG attGTCTGAAACAATGTGGAGACTGTTGTGGTCAGTCTTCGGCGTTCACGACCTTGGATACCTGGAAAATCCCTTCGACGCATGCTCTCCGAATTCAACCTCTGACATGAACCAAACTTCCCGCTGCGTGTACTCCACCCCTACGTCCGAGGCCATCACTACCAGTTTTggacaatacatgtatttcctaTACTGCGGCTTCGTAGTTTTGACTTTACTTAACATATTCATCGCTATGCTTTCCAGTACATATGCACGAATACAG GACAATCTGGATGAAGAGTGGACGTTTGCTTACACGACGCTGATGGTTGATTCATCTCGACAACGGTTTTCCTTACCACCACCATATAATATACTCGAGTTCATATTGAATACCTGTAAATTCCTCTTGGCAATGTGTAAACACCGCTTCGCTACATTATGCTGTAACAGCAAG CTGGGCGATCAGAGTGCAGCCAGCCAGGCAACAGAGTATGACATG CTGATGAAGAGAATTCTCTGCGATTATTTCACCGAACAGGAATGTCAGCGAAGAAAACCAAACCTAACAGCAAGACAGGATGCCTGGATGGTGGTAAACGACAAGGTTTAG